One part of the Rutidosis leptorrhynchoides isolate AG116_Rl617_1_P2 chromosome 1, CSIRO_AGI_Rlap_v1, whole genome shotgun sequence genome encodes these proteins:
- the LOC139857475 gene encoding putative F-box protein PP2-B12 encodes MGGGLLKLDHNEPESNELDDESVGNFFDSLPEGFVSNALALTSPRDVCRLSLVCSIFRSAAEWDVVWEKFLPLDYQKIMAATVDGGGGGSVQFGSKKELYLSLCDHPVIIDGGNKSFWLDKQSGKICYMLAARDLSIVWGDTPRYWRWISIPESRFTEVAELMSVCWFEVHGKINTSMLSADTRYVAYLVYKSTPNTYGFEYHPAEVSVGLSGVEITDERQVKTVFLDPEVYQRQGYEQGQIPGRRRGMFNPFSRLGGQYNVGPPLNGPKPRPDGWRELELGEFVIGKEKEGEVEMNVLEVKGGNWKGGLIVQGIEIRPKPS; translated from the exons ATGGGTGGCGGGTTATTGAAATTAGATCATAATGAACCAGAAAGTAACGAACTTGATGATGAATCTGTGGGTAATTTCTTTGATTCGTTGCCGGAAGGATTTGTATCAAACGCCTTAGCACTTACGAGCCCTAGAGATGTTTGTAGGTTATCGTTAGTGTGTTCTATTTTCCGATCAGCGGCGGAATGGGATGTGGTTTGGGAGAAGTTTCTACCGTTGGATTATCAGAAGATTATGGCGGCGACGGTGGACGGTGGTGGCGGTGGTTCGGTTCAGTTCGGGTCGAAAAAGGAGTTGTATCTAAGTTTATGTGATCACCCTGTTATTATCGATGGTGGTAATAAG AGTTTTTGGTTAGATAAACAAAGTGGGAAAATATGCTACATGTTAGCTGCACGAGACCTTTCAATCGTTTGGGGCGATACTCCTAGGTACTGGAGATGGATATCCATACCCGAATCAAG GTTTACTGAGGTAGCAGAACTTATGAGTGTATGTTGGTTTGAAGTTCACGGTAAAATCAATACTTCCATGTTATCAGCGGACACTCGCTATGTTGCTTACCTCGTGTACAAATCAACACCAAACACCTACGGTTTCGAGTATCATCCCGCCGAAGTTTCAGTCGGGTTAAGTGGTGTCGAGATTACTGACGAGCGTCAAGTCAAAACGGTGTTTCTTGACCCGGAAGTCTACCAAAGACAAGGATACGAGCAGGGTCAAATACCTGGAAGACGACGGGGCATGTTTAACCCTTTTAGTCGCTTGGGGGGTCAGTATAATGTGGGACCTCCATTAAATGGACCGAAACCAAGGCCAGATGGGTGGCGCGAGCTCGAACTGGGTGAGTTTGTAATCGGGAAAGAGAAAGAAGGGGAGGTCGAGATGAACGTGTTGGAGGTGAAAGGAGGAAATTGGAAGGGTGGTCTGATTGTTCAAGGGATTGAGATTAGGCCAAAGCCAAGTTAA